A genome region from Candidatus Saganbacteria bacterium includes the following:
- a CDS encoding nucleotidyltransferase domain-containing protein: MNLGLRQNEEQAIKEFSGIIMNKYGNRVKFLKLYGSKVRGDSDKYSDIDIFVLMDKKDPGMKGFILNNAYEIDLKYDVLLSVAVYDEKGFNDPMVQITPFIKNVVDEGVSV, encoded by the coding sequence ATGAACCTAGGGTTGCGTCAAAATGAGGAACAAGCCATAAAAGAATTTAGCGGGATCATAATGAATAAGTATGGGAACAGGGTAAAGTTTTTAAAACTATACGGCTCAAAAGTTCGAGGAGACTCAGACAAGTATTCAGATATTGACATATTTGTCCTGATGGATAAAAAAGATCCGGGAATGAAAGGTTTTATCCTGAACAATGCATACGAAATTGATTTAAAATATGATGTGTTGTTGTCTGTTGCCGTGTACGATGAAAAAGGATTTAACGACCCTATGGTGCAGATAACGCCATTTATCAAGAATGTGGTGGATGAAGGAGTTTCGGTTTGA